The following coding sequences lie in one Fundidesulfovibrio magnetotacticus genomic window:
- a CDS encoding DUF945 family protein, translating into MRTLLAILAAALLILLGSFLYLGAQAREAVQQYLSPAASGATGAAMSLKERSSGLFSSRLVFRQEMVLSEDSGKHEEAPHVVFDVVCDIAHGPLPLAAGSFSPSLALVAVSFAVDPASDASVRDFFQRLPELAATRATIRYAFDRKSVMDLTVPPLERTLPDDKGGQVTVRFQGLTATAVANAAMEAVEGTLASPGLSLRDKDAGTDLDGLSLTFDSKMSRPGFWTGTYVLKAGSLRTVQSGGQALHLRDARADMGLLLKGDALDYLFALAATVAPENGQPVPLRASLETRNLDAAAMERLTALLRESQVPGRGAPDEAQMRAVGEALLKGRPQLDLDLNLLDGNALQALHAEVRVEELSEMPQHLAGLLPFLRAKAAFSGREADLLGLLCAIKALGHGLPPEQCGQVLSMTVENQVALGRLRREGDRLLADALWDGDRFTLNGATPR; encoded by the coding sequence ATGCGTACTTTACTCGCCATCCTGGCTGCGGCGCTTCTGATCCTTCTGGGCTCCTTCCTTTATTTGGGTGCCCAGGCGCGCGAGGCGGTCCAGCAATACCTGTCCCCGGCCGCTTCCGGCGCGACAGGGGCGGCCATGTCCCTCAAGGAGCGTTCGAGCGGACTCTTCTCCAGCCGTCTGGTCTTCCGCCAGGAGATGGTGTTGTCCGAAGACTCCGGCAAACACGAGGAGGCACCCCACGTCGTCTTCGACGTCGTCTGCGACATAGCCCACGGCCCCCTGCCCCTGGCCGCCGGCAGCTTCTCCCCCAGCCTGGCGCTTGTCGCGGTCAGCTTCGCCGTGGACCCCGCCTCGGACGCCTCCGTGCGCGATTTCTTCCAACGCCTCCCGGAACTTGCTGCCACCCGGGCCACCATCCGCTACGCCTTCGACCGCAAGTCCGTCATGGACCTGACCGTCCCACCCCTGGAGAGAACCCTCCCCGACGACAAGGGAGGGCAGGTCACCGTCCGATTCCAGGGGCTCACGGCCACCGCCGTCGCGAACGCCGCCATGGAGGCCGTCGAGGGAACGCTCGCCTCGCCCGGGCTGAGCCTCCGGGACAAGGACGCCGGGACGGATCTCGACGGGCTGAGCCTCACCTTCGACTCGAAAATGTCCCGCCCCGGCTTCTGGACCGGAACCTACGTCCTCAAGGCCGGTTCGCTCCGGACGGTCCAGTCCGGCGGGCAAGCCCTCCACCTTCGGGATGCCCGGGCGGACATGGGCCTTCTTCTCAAGGGCGATGCCCTGGACTATCTCTTCGCCCTGGCCGCGACCGTGGCCCCCGAGAACGGCCAGCCAGTCCCCCTGCGCGCGAGCCTTGAGACCCGCAACCTTGACGCCGCCGCCATGGAACGTCTCACCGCACTTCTGCGCGAGAGCCAGGTCCCGGGTCGGGGCGCTCCGGATGAAGCCCAGATGCGCGCCGTGGGCGAGGCGCTGCTCAAGGGCCGCCCGCAGCTGGACCTGGATCTCAATCTCCTCGATGGAAACGCACTCCAGGCCCTGCACGCCGAGGTCCGCGTCGAGGAGCTCTCCGAAATGCCTCAACACCTGGCCGGGCTTCTGCCTTTCCTGCGCGCCAAGGCCGCCTTTTCCGGCCGGGAGGCGGACCTCCTGGGCCTGCTCTGCGCCATCAAGGCCCTGGGCCACGGTCTGCCCCCGGAACAGTGCGGACAGGTCCTGTCCATGACCGTTGAAAACCAGGTCGCCCTGGGCCGACTGCGCAGGGAAGGCGACCGGCTCCTGGCCGACGCGCTGTGGGACGGCGACCGGTTCACGCTCAACGGCGCGACCCCGCGCTAG